In Anopheles bellator chromosome 2, idAnoBellAS_SP24_06.2, whole genome shotgun sequence, the genomic stretch CGATACTCAAATATTAATGCTTTATTGTTGCGCGGCTTCTTCAAGACCACTtatcccggtcccggtcaaTCTCTGCTGGATTTTCGTCCTAGTTTTTTTTCACAGTTCTTTCAAAAGGTTTCTCCCAGTCCCGTTGTATTATCTACTTAAGCTGAAGTACCTGCACTTGACGCAAACGCTTGAGCGGCAGTTTGTTGACGATAGACAACAAACGTTCCGtcgcggttccggtttttgaaTGCAGCGCGGACTCTGCAGCTTTCCGTTGAAACGATGGTCACCGTGTGGTCTATCGAGTGGTGCAGAGTGCAGTCTGGAGCCCTCCCAACGTAACTAGCGATCTGGCCAAATGAGTTAGCCGGTTGAACTTGTTAGGTTTCAACATTCACAATCGCGAGAACTTGCTCCGAAAAGAGCGTTGTACTTCTGAAAGCGTTATTCAAACAGCGTCTACCACGAGCCGTTAACAACAGATGTTGCGTGTTTCCACTCGCAAGTCTAGAAACTTTGCAACGATGGTGACCTTTACCTGACTCACTCGACGTGTGTTGGGGTATTTTGCCAAATACACTGTGATGATAGCATACGGGTTGTAAATGCAAATGCAGTCACTAAACTAAAGAGGCCTCCCCCTGGGGTCTCAAGTGTCTGTGGTTGGAAACCAAGATCAGCCGCACACGAAGGCCCACCACAAGATATCGACGGTGGGAATCAcgcaattttgaaaaatcccCATCGCCAGGGTTAACGGTGGCTGCTGTCAACAAGCTTTGCCAGTAACCGAATCCGAAGCCACTTTCTACCGGAGCCACGACGCACACAACGCGGCATTGACGTGCGACATTTTTGAAAGTGACGAGCGTTATGAATATTCCGATGCGAAGAAGTTCGCAAAGTTCGCCCGCTAGTGGCGGTAGTTTGGCTGCACGTGTCGCTGCGGTTGATGCGTAGTAATTGCTCCGAGGGGTGGTGGCAGCAGGGAAGGATTTAGGAATCAAAATGATAGGAAACCATACTGCAACTAGCTCGGGTTAGGAACCGCATTCATCAGCTACTTATACCTTCCTGCCCTAGGTCGTGCATGTACAGAAAGCTCGCAGCCAGTACGCGAAGATGACGACGGTTTGGATTACTGGAGTGGCGCTGTGGCTGTCCCTGGTGCTCTGTTCCGGAACCACCAAAGCCCAGACCACGATCGGTGCCACGATCGTGCTGGATCCACAAGATATAACGGTGGTAGTTGGTGAGAGGAACGAATTTGTGGCCAAAGTGCGTGGAGCCTTGGTGCAACCGGCGACGCTTAACTTTTCCACCGAACATGCCGACCTAGTGGAAGTTTCACCGCCAAGCTTCGCCATCGAcgccccggtcggtgggtaCATCGATAAGGACTACGAGATCTCACTGTACGGCATATCACCCGGACAGTTCGATTTGGTTGCGGAGGTACTGCCGAAGGGTTTGATTGACGATGCGATCGCCTTTATACGGGTGACGGTAGCCAACTCAAAGGCCATCATCGTGATCTCGGACGTGATCGGATGGATCTACTTTGCCGCCTGGACCGTCTCCTTCTGGCCGCAGATGATCATCAACTATCGACGCAAAAGTGTCATCGGTTTATCGTTCGACTTTCTTGCCCTGAACGTGGTCGGTCACTCGGTGTACGCGGCATTCAATTTGGCCCTGTTCTGGAGTGCGTACATCGAGAACGAATACTTCGATCGGAACCCTCGCGGGTTGAACCCGGTGCTACCGAATGATGTGGCCTTCTCAATACACGCTACGATCGCCACGATGCTGACACTCGGGCAATGCTTCATCTATGAGGTAAGATTTCAACACACGTGTCCAGATAGTGAAAAACGGAGGTGCTGCTTGTTCAATATTAACACCACCCGTTCTAACGATTCTTTGTAGCGCGGAGATCAAAAAATTTCCCTTTATGCATGGGGAATCCTAGGAATTTTCGTGATCGTGGTTATCGTTGCGGGCATACTTGTTGGCACGGACACATTCCACTGGTTGGATTTCCTATACGTTCTCAGCTACATCAAGCTCTCGGTCACGCTCATCAAATACATACCGCAGGCGGTTTTAAACTTCCAACGCAAGAGTACCGTTGGGTGGAGCATCGAAAATGTGCTCCTAGATTTTACGGGAGGCACACTGAGCATGCTCCAGATGCTCCTGAATGGATACAACTACGGTAAGGCGTCGGGCTGCCTTGAACCGCGTCGAACGAAACACTTACGGTTCgaattttgtatgttttcagATGACTGGGGGTCCATCTTTGGAGACCCAACCAAGTTTGGGCTCGGTCTATTTTCGGTGCTGTTCGATATTCTCTTCATTGTACAACATTACGTCCTGTACAGGTATGCAGTTGCCCCACGGGGGAAGAAGAACATACACCTTACCGTAAAAAACCAATTTACACAGTTTCACCACAATAAtaatacttttcttttttatcgcGACCATAATACACGATACACTCCTTTTACAGAATACCGAAAAAacggatcgatccgatcgaatcTAACCTAGAAACATTGCTCAAAGAACCGCATGCCATTGCCACCAGCACTGACACCGAATAACAACAgtaacaaaaccaaaacc encodes the following:
- the LOC131212876 gene encoding cystinosin homolog, giving the protein MTTVWITGVALWLSLVLCSGTTKAQTTIGATIVLDPQDITVVVGERNEFVAKVRGALVQPATLNFSTEHADLVEVSPPSFAIDAPVGGYIDKDYEISLYGISPGQFDLVAEVLPKGLIDDAIAFIRVTVANSKAIIVISDVIGWIYFAAWTVSFWPQMIINYRRKSVIGLSFDFLALNVVGHSVYAAFNLALFWSAYIENEYFDRNPRGLNPVLPNDVAFSIHATIATMLTLGQCFIYERGDQKISLYAWGILGIFVIVVIVAGILVGTDTFHWLDFLYVLSYIKLSVTLIKYIPQAVLNFQRKSTVGWSIENVLLDFTGGTLSMLQMLLNGYNYDDWGSIFGDPTKFGLGLFSVLFDILFIVQHYVLYRNRADGKTLQEDSSATNTTNGGSNDSLP